In the Eremothecium cymbalariae DBVPG#7215 chromosome 7, complete sequence genome, one interval contains:
- the KAP123 gene encoding karyopherin KAP123 (similar to Ashbya gossypii AGL298C), with amino-acid sequence MDPNFIAQLQQQLSAIVNPDASSLKETTKVLQSQFYTQPTALPALIHILQNGSDDALRQLAGVEARKMVPKHWEKLDASLKIEIKNSLLHSSFAESKDIVCHSSSRVTAAIGAEDLNNNEWPELIPTLIRAASDENPRNRQTSIFVLLSLLESYKPALCNHIGEFLDLFSHTIKDNASLEVRSLSVQALNHVSTLIERQDEIDPNYASQFASLIPSVVDVLEAVIKADDIVNTKLIFNCLNDFLLLDSQLTGKAIADLVKLSLQISLNKEVDEDTRVFAVQFAISAVSYRKSKIHQAKLAPEITITALKVASDEIDIDDELNNEDEAAENEENTPCLTAMRLIAFAATEFPPSQVAAPIMEHLPTMISSSNPFERRAILLAISVAVTGSPDYILSQLDKIIPATITGMKDPEPIVQLAALKAVSQLTTELQDEVAKFHEEYLPLIIEIIDNSKHIVIYRYATTALDGLLEFIAYDAIAKYLEPLMNKLFQMLESQNSSKLRAAIVSAIGSAAFAAGSNFIPYFKTSVQFLEQFIQNCSQIEGMSEDDIELRALTFENISTMGRAVRSTTFAEVAEPLVNSAYEAIKTDSARLRESGYAFIANMAKVYGKDFAPFLDTIMPEIFKTLQQEEYQFKFDGDADDLAAFTDDADEEDLQNKFTVNTGISYEKEVAAAALSELAVACKEQFLKFVEPSLKVLKEQVDESYGLRETAMQTIWNIVKAVLLTTNITEETYPKGIPSGSYVDSSILSVIQTAREISLDGLSEEFETSMIITVFETMADMIKSFGPIVVMDNGNFAHLEQLCLQVLSVLNGEHTCQTIDYEEDIPKDEDMDASETEATLLDVALEVLVSLSYALAQDYTKVFENFKSILLSLFDLKSKNKRSAAVGAASEIALGLKEHNPYVQEFLEAMIIKLTTDKSLEVRGNAAYGVGILIQYAQFDVSAVYEPVLKAMYELLNTADQKILASQDDEATKEIIDRAFANSTGCVARMTLKNQNLVPLEHTLPALLSHLPLKTGYEEYDPIFELIIKLYQSNNSLIINKTPRIIEFFATVFTKENERIQLEKESTLGREENMDKLKQFQTEEIKLKVVELLKFLNQTYNGVVAQNSILAAVIA; translated from the coding sequence agcagctttCTGCCATTGTTAATCCTgatgcttcttctttgaaggagaCCACAAAGGTTTTGCAGTCTCAGTTTTACACACAACCAACTGCTTTACCTGCATTGATTCACATTTTGCAAAATGGTTCTGATGATGCATTGAGACAGCTAGCTGGTGTCGAGGCAAGGAAAATGGTGCCGAAGCATTGGGAAAAACTGGATGCTTCTCTAAAAATCGAGATCAAGAATTCTTTGTTACATTCGTCTTTTGCTGAATCCAAAGATATCGTTTGCCACTCTAGCTCGCGCGTTACTGCGGCCATTGGGGCCGAAGacttgaataataatgaatGGCCAGAGTTAATTCCAACTTTGATTCGCGCAGCTTCAGATGAAAACCCAAGGAACAGGCAGACATCCatctttgttttgttgTCTTTGCTAGAATCATACAAACCAGCGTTATGTAATCACATTGGTGAATTCTTGGACTTATTTTCCCATACAATCAAAGATAATGCATCTTTGGAGGTTAGATCATTATCTGTTCAAGCATTGAACCATGTTTCAACTTTGATTGAAAGACAGGATGAGATCGATCCAAACTATGCTTCCCAATTTGCCTCCTTAATTCCTTCTGTGGTCGATGTTTTGGAGGCCGTGATAAAGGCAGACGACATTGTGAACACTAAGTTGATTTTTAACTGTTTGAACGATTTCCTATTATTGGACTCTCAGCTAACTGGTAAGGCAATTGCTGACTTAGTAAAACTATCCCTCCAGATTTCACTCAACAAAGAGGTAGATGAGGACACAAGAGTGTTTGCTGTACAGTTTGCGATCTCGGCGGTTTCCTACAGGAAATCGAAGATTCACCAGGCAAAATTAGCTCCGGAAATAACTATTACGGCTTTAAAGGTTGCTtctgatgaaattgatatCGATGATGAGCTAAATAACGAGGATGAAGCTGCCGAAAACGAAGAGAATACCCCATGTCTGACTGCAATGAGGTTAATTGCCTTTGCAGCAACTGAATTTCCTCCATCTCAAGTCGCTGCACCAATAATGGAGCATTTGCCAACTATGATATCTTCCTCTAATCCATTTGAAAGGCGCGCTATCCTGTTGGCAATTTCCGTTGCAGTGACTGGTTCTCCAGACTATATATTGTCTCAATTGGATAAGATAATCCCAGCAACTATAACTGGAATGAAGGACCCAGAACCAATTGTCCAATTAGCTGCCTTGAAAGCCGTATCTCAATTAACAACTGAGCTTCAAGACGAAGTCGCTAAGTTCCACGAAGAATATCTACCCTTGATAATCGAAATCATCGACAATTCTAAGCACATCGTAATCTACAGGTACGCTACTACTGCATTGGATGGATTGCTAGAATTCATTGCGTATGATGCTATCGCTAAATACTTAGAACCATTGATGAATAAGTTGTTCCAAATGTTGGAATCTCAAAATTCTTCTAAATTGAGAGCTGCTATTGTATCTGCTATTGGCTCTGCAGCATTTGCTGCAGGCTCCAACTTTATTCCATACTTTAAGACATCTGTTCAATTTTTGGAACAGTTTATCCAAAACTGTTCTCAAATTGAAGGTATGTCGGAAGATGACATTGAATTGCGGGCCCTAAcctttgaaaatatttccaCAATGGGTAGAGCTGTTAGATCTACAACTTTTGCGGAGGTTGCAGAGCCTTTAGTTAACTCCGCTTATGAAGCAATCAAAACTGATTCTGCAAGATTGAGAGAATCTGGTTATGCATTTATCGCTAACATGGCTAAGGTTTACGGAAAAGATTTTGCTCCATTTTTGGATACCATAATGCCagaaatcttcaaaactctACAACAAGAGGAATACCAATTCAAGTTTGATGGTGATGCTGATGACCTAGCTGCATTCACTGATGACgctgatgaagaagatttgCAAAACAAGTTTACTGTTAATACTGGTATTTCATATGAAAAGGaagttgcagcagcagctttATCCGAGTTGGCGGTGGCTTGTAAAGAGCAGTTCTTGAAGTTTGTGGAACCTTctttgaaggttttgaagGAACAGGTCGATGAATCGTATGGTTTAAGGGAAACGGCCATGCAGACAATCTGGAATATTGTTAAAGCTGTATTATTAACCACCAACATCACAGAGGAAACCTACCCAAAAGGTATTCCGTCAGGATCGTACGTTGATAGCAGTATCTTGTCTGTCATTCAAACTGCTAGAGAAATATCTTTAGATGGTTTGagtgaagaatttgaaaccTCGATGATTATTACTGTATTTGAAACTATGGCAGATATGATCAAGAGCTTTGGTCCAATTGTGGTTATGGACAATGGAAATTTTGCCCATTTAGAGCAGTTATGCTTGCAAGTCCTAAGTGTTTTGAATGGTGAACATACCTGTCAAACCATAGACTATGAAGAAGACATTCCGAAGGACGAAGACATGGACGCCTCAGAAACAGAAGCAACTTTGTTAGACGTCGCATTGGAAGTATTGGTATCTTTGTCATATGCTCTAGCTCAGGATTACACTAAGGTTTTTGAGAACTTTAAGTCAATACTATTGTCCTTATTTGATCTAAAATCTAAGAACAAGAGATCTGCAGCTGTTGGTGCGGCTTCTGAAATTGCTCTAGGTTTGAAAGAACATAATCCATATGTCCAAGAATTTTTGGAAGCCATGATTATTAAGTTGACAACTGACAAATCCTTGGAAGTTAGAGGTAATGCCGCTTATGGTGTGGGCATATTGATTCAATATGCCCAGTTTGATGTTTCTGCTGTTTACGAACCTGTTTTAAAGGCCATGTATGAATTACTAAACACTGCTGATCAAAAGATACTTGCTTCTCAAGATGATGAGGCTACAAAGGAGATTATTGACAGAGCCTTTGCAAATTCCACCGGTTGTGTTGCTAGGATGACTTTgaaaaaccaaaacttAGTCCCATTAGAGCACACTTTGCCAGCTCTTCTAAGTCATCTTCCATTGAAAACAGGTTATGAAGAATACGATccaatatttgaattgATCATCAAGCTATACCAGTCCAATAACAGCttgatcatcaacaagaCTCCAAGGATTATAGAATTCTTTGCCACTGTCTTTACCAAAGAAAACGAAAGGATTCAGTTAGAAAAAGAATCTACGCTGGGTAGAGAAGAAAATATGGATAAGTTGAAGCAATTCCAAactgaagaaataaaattaaaagtTGTCGAATTGCTAAAGTTCTTGAATCAGACATATAATGGAGTAGTCGCTCAGAACTCCATTTTAGCGGCGGTCATCGCATGA
- a CDS encoding uncharacterized protein (similar to Ashbya gossypii AGL300C), translated as MGENKKLLNSYIYDFLIKSSLEETAQLFKQEAEVADGKPEMDAPQGFLYEWWQIFWDIFNARTHRGGSDLAQQYFQMQLYKQRQEHAYRGIAMHAARVQQQAEQRGDYEQEQFDPVMLSMVMMMNTQNMMMASGRPTNSSQQLPHPGAGLAGPLYAAPGPHPLGPNGQQQQQQQPQNIAPHLPGGPMGSMGQPTGSGPQTAAMLGPYFDPSNTSPHQIISGLAPMAGNMMAHHEQQLDTHNQMPRQSQPPTSTNTTLSPEQLNPHQQLHGGPMFQNQVPLYPYNVANNMYPMQQQSSIGQQFVQSQVLSMPSTSAVSVTPSNSSAPNATTAGSPSGATPNPTIQRRRKKPQQQQQQQQQQQPEKHPQQSQQSQQPQQSQQPQQAQQPQQQQAQPPQQQQAQPPQQQQAQPPQQQQAQPPQQQQAQPPQQQQAQLTQQPQPPQQQQAQPPQQQQAQPPQQQQAQPPQQQQAQPPQQQQAQPPQQQQAQPPQQQQAQLTQQPQQPQQHQQQQVQSQSQPQLQLQPQLQLQPQLQPQLQLQQLPQPQSQQLQHQLQNSDKEYTNVDGLHNYRKQLLLLERENKKAISAAPRELSSAGATQLSNPHLMHRLSHGMLPPSSVLSSAQSSPNSVGIGISATSGAMSSSLNAVPPTAAPVGGASKKRKYTRRKTDQNKKSLSEPNSPATPLTPFTNVNLTLSSTLSTVTEVPHHETTPSPSLLDDDDKKRKRPKKSQSSHPTPPFSTESLMDPANATTTNAKKNVPTPALSVNTPASVSVSKIRTNSKKTPSSSASSNGKKSSISSTTTPNVPTGPTPTIVHTGNAISSVPTNEEFLGGSGSSNDSGAHSSLPIPTSNSDISPSNHHHELEALHHDPTLSADAQFHFDQEDTDLLVTIKKGPGSGNHMDTVVATGEISNSTTDATNSASLSTNGNSGNKGQDAFNLDFSDPNSTYNDFNFFQFSWR; from the coding sequence ATGGGTGAAAATAAGAAATTGTTAAATTCATATATTTACGATTTCCTAATAAAATCATCACTAGAAGAGACAGCTCAGCTGTTCAAACAGGAAGCAGAAGTGGCAGATGGCAAGCCGGAGATGGATGCACCACAGGGGTTCCTGTATGAATGGTGGCAGATCTTCTGGGATATATTCAATGCTCGGACGCATCGGGGAGGGTCAGATTTAGCTCAACagtattttcaaatgcaGTTGTATAAGCAAAGACAGGAACATGCCTATCGAGGTATTGCGATGCACGCGGCTAgggtgcagcagcaagcgGAGCAGCGTGGAGACTATGAGCAGGAGCAGTTTGATCCAGTAATGCTTTcgatggtgatgatgatgaatacgcagaatatgatgatggcGTCTGGAAGGCCAACGAATTCTTCGCAGCAGCTGCCACACCCAGGAGCTGGGCTAGCGGGTCCTCTTTATGCAGCCCCAGGTCCTCACCCACTGGGTCCTAAtgggcagcagcagcagcagcagcaaccgCAGAATATTGCTCCCCATCTGCCGGGAGGACCCATGGGTTCAATGGGTCAGCCTACTGGGTCGGGTCCCCAAACCGCTGCCATGCTCGGGCCATACTTTGATCCTTCAAACACTTCGCCACATCAGATAATAAGCGGGTTGGCTCCTATGGCAGGTAATATGATGGCTCACCACGAACAGCAACTTGATACACACAATCAAATGCCACGTCAGTCACAACCTCCGACTTCTACCAATACTACATTATCCCCTGAGCAACTGAATCCTCATCAGCAACTTCATGGCGGGCCCATGTTTCAAAACCAAGTTCCTCTCTATCCATACAATGTTGCTAATAACATGTATCCAATGCAGCAACAGTCATCTATTGGGCAGCAGTTTGTGCAATCTCAGGTTCTTTCAATGCCTTCGACTTCTGCTGTTAGTGTTACACCGTCAAATTCTTCTGCTCCAAATGCAACGACTGCTGGATCACCTTCTGGTGCAACACCCAATCCGACCATACAAAGACGACGGAAAAAGccccagcagcagcaacaacagcagcaacaacaacaacctGAGAAGCATCCTCAGCAGTCTCAACAGTCTCAACAACCTCAACAATCGCAACAGCCTCAGCAGGCTCAACAAcctcaacagcagcaggctcaaccacctcagcagcagcaggctcaaccacctcagcagcagcaggctcaaccacctcagcagcagcaggctcaaccacctcagcagcagcaggcccAACcacctcagcagcagcaggcccAACTAACTCAACAACCTCAACcacctcagcagcagcaggctcaaccacctcagcagcagcaggctcaaccacctcagcagcagcaggctcaaccacctcagcagcagcaggcccAACcacctcagcagcagcaggcccAACcacctcagcagcagcaggcccAACcacctcagcagcagcaggcccAACTAACTCAACAACCTCAACAACCTcagcagcaccagcagcagcaagtACAATCACAATCACAACCGCAACTGCAACTGCAACCGCAACTGCAACTGCAACCGCAACTGCAACCGCAGCTGCAACTACAACAACTGCCACAGCCTCAATCACAGCAACTGCAGCATCAGCTGCAGAATTCTGACAAGGAATATACCAATGTAGATGGCTTGCATAATTACAGAAAGCAGCTACTATTATTGGAAAGAGAGAATAAAAAGGCAATATCTGCTGCTCCAAGGGAATTGTCATCAGCGGGAGCCACTCAGTTGTCAAATCCCCATTTAATGCATCGCTTAAGTCATGGTATGCTGCCGCCGTCCTCCGTCCTCTCTTCTGCACAAAGCAGCCCCAATTCTGTTGGAATTGGTATTTCAGCTACCTCTGGAGCAATGAGTTCATCGCTTAATGCAGTGCCACCTACTGCTGCACCAGTTGGAGGTGCTTCAAAGAAGCGGAAGTATACCAGGAGGAAAACTGaccaaaataaaaaatcgTTGTCTGAACCGAACTCTCCTGCAACTCCATTGACACCATTTACCAATGTCAACCTGACACTGTCTAGCACTCTCTCTACTGTAACTGAGGTTCCCCATCATGAAACGACGCCTTCTCCCTCTTTACTagacgatgatgataaaaagaGAAAACGGCCAAAGAAGTCACAGTCGAGTCACCCAACTCCACCTTTTTCAACTGAAAGCTTAATGGACCCCGCCaatgcaacaacaacgaaCGCAAAAAAGAACGTCCCCACACCGGCTCTGTCTGTCAACACACCGGCTTCCGTATCGGTTTCTAAAATTAGAACTAACAGTAAGAAGACTCCAAGTTCCAGTGCTTCTTCTAATGGCAAAAAGTCGTCAATATCCTCTACCACTACACCGAATGTCCCTACAGGTCCTACTCCTACAATTGTGCACACGGGTAATGCAATCAGCTCTGTACCTACCAATGAGGAGTTTTTAGGCGGAAGTGGTTCAAGCAACGATTCTGGAGCCCACAGCAGTCTTCCAATTCCAACATCGAATAGTGACATTAGCCCATCCAACCACCATCACGAACTTGAAGCATTGCATCATGACCCTACCTTGAGCGCGGATGCCCAATTTCACTTCGACCAGGAAGATACAGATTTACTTGTCACCATAAAGAAGGGACCGGGCAGCGGTAACCATATGGATACAGTTGTTGCAACAGGTGAGATCTCGAATTCTACTACCGATGCGACTAATAGTGCTTCATTATCTACAAACGGGAACAGTGGCAATAAAGGCCAAGACGCATTTAACTTAGATTTTTCTGATCCAAACTCTACATATAACgatttcaacttctttcaATTTAGTTGGCGTTAA
- the ALG3 gene encoding dolichyl-P-Man:Man(5)GlcNAc(2)-PP-dolichol alpha-1,3-mannosyltransferase (similar to Ashbya gossypii AGL299C), with translation MSNENIQSTSSSLASMSDSKIRIGSYWTALSSNGMNAIKYLLLDPEAGFIMMIVLFLFELVLVHLIIRFIPYTEIDYLAYMEQIWTIKNGERNYSKIEGGTGPLVYPAGHVLIYNWMEKITDGLENLKSGQNLFGYLYMATLMMQFCCFAILNLPPWCMVMGCLSKRLHSIYVLRLFNDCWTTFFIVFTVLLFLLSARYKNYYLCVTGSLTYAVAVSIKMNALLYLPGVLISVFLLSQGSLLVLLWSVFIMIGWQVYVAREYLAAYPLEYLTIAFNFGRKFMYKWSINWQIVSEDVFGNELFHKMLLLGHITILAFFIFTRYCPPSNGSWFQIAYSAFRQPLSKVLNIYPSPLYIAYTLLVTNFIGVLFSRSLHYQFLSWYHWTIPILIHWSCMPITCAIPWYILHEYCWNSYPPKSTASLLLHLLNATLLILIYLNRSLIDITLPQRPSQEEQTKED, from the coding sequence ATGTCTAATGAGAATATTCAAAGCACTAGTTCAAGTTTAGCTTCAATGTCAGATAGCAAAATACGGATTGGATCTTATTGGACTGCTCTCTCAAGCAATGGGATGAATGctatcaaatatttgcTTTTGGACCCTGAGGCAGGATTTATAATGATGATTGTACTATTCTTATTTGAATTAGTGCTAGTGCATTTGATAATTCGTTTTATTCCCTATACCGAAATTGACTATTTAGCTTATATGGAGCAAATTTGGACTATCAAGAATGgagaaagaaattattCTAAAATTGAAGGTGGTACAGGCCCGTTAGTGTATCCAGCAGGCCATGTTCTTATTTACAATTGGATGGAGAAGATCACTGACGGCTTGGAGAATTTAAAAAGCGGACAAAATTTATTTGGATATCTCTACATGGCCACATTAATGATGCagttttgttgttttgcGATATTGAATCTTCCACCCTGGTGTATGGTTATGGGATGTCTATCTAAACGGTTGCATTCTATATATGTTTTGAGATTGTTCAATGATTGCTGGACGACTTTCTTCATTGTTTTTACAGTGCTACTATTCTTATTATCGGCAAGATacaaaaattattatttgtgTGTGACAGGCAGTCTAACTTATGCTGTTGCTGTGAGCATTAAGATGAATGCGCTACTGTACCTTCCAGGTGTCTTGATATCTGTGTTCTTACTGAGCCAGGGCTCCTTGCTTGTACTACTTTGGTCAGTTTTCATAATGATTGGATGGCAGGTCTACGTGGCTAGAGAGTACCTTGCGGCATATCCGTTAGAATATTTGACTATAGCCTTCAACTTTGGACGTAAATTCATGTACAAGTGGAGTATCAACTGGCAAATAGTAAGCGAGGATGTATTTGGGAATGAGCTGTTTCACAAAATGTTATTACTCGGCCACATAACAATTTTAGcattcttcatcttcacaAGGTATTGCCCTCCGTCAAACGGCAGTTGGTTCCAAATAGCCTACTCCGCATTTAGACAGCCCTTATCAAAGGTTTTAAACATCTACCCGAGCCCCCTCTATATTGCATACACATTGTTGGTTACCAACTTTATTGGAGTTCTATTCTCACGTTCTCTACATTACCAATTTCTGTCCTGGTACCATTGGACCATACCAATCCTTATCCACTGGAGTTGCATGCCGATCACATGCGCCATCCCTTGGTACATCTTACATGAATACTGCTGGAACAGTTACCCTCCTAAAAGTACAGCCagtcttcttctccatcttcTTAACGCTACATTACTGATCCTGATTTACCTAAACCGCTCCTTGATTGACATCACGCTCCCTCAACGTCCCTCTCAAGAAGAACAAACCAAGGAGGACTAG